The Lolium rigidum isolate FL_2022 chromosome 1, APGP_CSIRO_Lrig_0.1, whole genome shotgun sequence region CGATGCGGTGGATGCCCATGGTGGGGCTTGGGCTCTCGTATGGCACGATCTCTCGTCCTGCAATTTGATCCAAAGAATAGAGATAAGATAAGATAACAATACGACTTTTCTGTTCTTTCTGCAGACCAGTGATTTGCAGGAAGGTGGGAGGTGAGGACAATAACGACTGTAGACCATACTTAGGTTCCGTTGAAGTCATGTACTCGTATATGATTGTATAATTTTGTTCACTCTTTAGAGCTATCAATTATAAGCAGAAACTGTGTTTTGCTTACCCTATTTAACATGGCTGAATAGTTTGGTTCATGACTTCTACTGAAAGAAATAAACCTCCTTTGACAGTCTATCATAAAATatcagatttgaattttttttcattttacaACGCAATATTTCATGAAACCACAGTTTTACAATTTTCACCTAATTCATGTCGATTTCAGAATAGAGGTTGTGGTACAGCTTATGCAGATGTTCTTTGTTTGAGCATTTTTTGAGATTTTAGATACATGCCAAGTTAGCAACAATATATATGTGTACTTGGCAAAGTCACGTCATACTAAATATGTACAACTAGAACAATGTTGACCCAAAATTAAGTAAATTTTTCGAAGCAACATGAAGACGTCCGCAAATATGGCAATATGAAATAAATAAGATTCCTATAAATATTCTGTAagtatgatgcaacatttttttcaCACTTGGAAACTTGACTGGCTATATACAACATCATTACGCACGTTGAAGGGAAACATGCATAAGTAGCTTTGAGAAGTACTTTGCAATAATAATAAAATTATTTGTAGCGTTACGTAATATAACAAATTATAAATCCTGATTACTAAAATTAAAACTCCCTCCAATCAATAAAGGTGTCATGATTTTAGATTAAATTTAAATtacacgacacttattatggatcgtggGAGTACATGTTCACATTTAATAGAAGTTTGAAGTCACTTGTAGTTAATCCAAACATTCCAACATTTTCATTCAACACTATATAGCACATTACAGGTACTTACTATTTTACAAGCTTGTTAAAATGTAGTCTATAATTTACTGTATTAGACATGAAGTAGAAAACAACAATCCCAAACGAAGCACTAAGTATAAGCTGGTGCATGAATATGAAGTAGCACCAAAGAAACGGTATCTAATAAGAATCTTTGGGTAGAAACCTGAACGAGATCTGATTCTGCAATTAATCTTCATGTTCTCATCGCATGGAGGGAATGCTCCATATTAGTTTAATTTTTAGGAGGTTTACATGAATGCTATCTATTATAGCTGTGTATGATTGAATATTACGCACGGTGTTATATGTACTCACCAAAGCTATCATCTGTTGATGCTGGGACATCAGTCACCATCCTGAATATCAAATAAAAATACAGTATTTAGAGCAGTTCATCAATATCGTTAATAGTGAAAAACAAACACGaatgtgtagaaatgacaagacatTCTAGAGCTATGGCTTACCAATGCAGGTACTCCCTCAACGTTGGGTTGCTGGGATTAGGCGCATCAGGATCTATCATAACCTAATTGATTTACAATTACACAAGCACATGGTCAAAATGTTAGGAGATACAAAATAACCTGGTTATATTTTTGGCTGGGGTCCCAACAAACAAGTTCAGGCAAAGAGGTAGCAATGAGCTAGCTAGGCCAAGCATAGCTTGGCTGAGTCAAGCTATTGATTTCCCAAGCTCTCTGGAGTTCACACCATCGCCATACACATATGGCAACCATCAATGGAGTAATCTTTCAGGTGCAAAGTGATGGGCTTACTAGGGTATAGGCCACTCGAAAATCGTCACCTCCGATCTCAACTCTTGGTTTCAGAGTGACCGCCGGTGAGCGAAACTCCATCCCGTTAAACACAGGCCTCCCATCATACATCACAGTTAGTGGCACTGAGCTGGCGAATGGGTCTAGAACATCTCCAACTATATGCGCCCTTGTCAAGGAGTCGTTAGACATGGTATATAGGAGTCTCAGAGCAAGTGTATACCCTATGAAACTACAAAAGCCTGGGGAGGTTGCAACGATTTAGGGGCTATTTATAATTTCCGAGAGGGCTCTAATATTGCACACGTGTGATTCCCCTTCTGATAATTGGAATATAAATGCATTGATCTTTTTTTCCCATAAGATGCCCTTCTACTTGCTGTTTGATAGCATTTTATGCAGTATTCTATCGTGATGGTAATGTTTTTAGCATCATCTCTCTTTCTCGCGATGAGAGCATATGTAACAAATGTTTGGGAATATATACTTTCCATATCAGTTATGCGCAATTAGAAATCTCGGTTCTTTCATGCATCATATTCCAAGCGGAGACATATGGAAGACCTCTACTTCTGACTTTTCTTGGAATTATCTATGTGTTAGGCAATTGGCTATATCTCTTTTGTCAGTTGGCTACAGTGTCGACCAGTCAGCTGGCTTGATATACCAGTATGCGTCAAATATACATCAATACAGTCGTGCAAAATATGTAAGGACTCTTGCTTTTTTTATGGCACAAACACTTCTACAGGTTCGCAAATATGTACATATATGGTGTAGAAGCGTGGTACTTCTATGCTCTGAGACCTCATATTCAAGTGTAGAATATGAAAAATAAATGTGGTGTGCAGAAGTCGAATTAAAAAATTGTGTGAAAGTTTAAATATATCAATACAATGCTAATGTATTATTTTTTAGCGTATCAATTTCTTCTTAAAAGTAGAGGCGTCAACTAATCTAGCATGTTCATACATACACTAGCTATATGTGAAAAATATTTGTTCAAAAAGAATGTGAAAAAAATGTAGTTCATTAATTTTATGAATCTTACATATCACATGAAATTGATAATGTTTAGCTCCTACTTATGTAAAGTTAGAACAGTCACTGTTGTTGAGAATAGATTTCGTGACATATGTGCCCATGAGCACATACACTTTTGGAAATGGCTTGTGTTTGTCGATGCTTCAATGTCTCTTCGAATAATTCTTCATTTTTTTATACAAAAAACTCAAAAATTAAACATTAATTGGTTGACCTTGAGTTATTCTAAACATTTTAGTACTTTTGCTGATCTCCTAAGCTTCAAGCTTATACATGGGGTTTTAGAGGATCCTCTGTGGCAAAGTGAAACATGCCCTCTCAAGCATAAATAATTTGAACTCGCAAGCATAAATTCGAACGgataagaaaaaataaatagtcATCGTTGAAATTGGGTGTTCACAAACCTTATAATTAACAATTTGTAGCAAATGTGAAGTTCTTTAGCTCGGCAGAGATTTATTGAACGCATGGTTATCTTGTTCCGTTGCTTGTGGATGATGTACCAATCATATATATTATCGAAGGTTACTGTTGCATATTCTTTATGCTTTGGAATCTATGATAGATGTGATTACTGGTGATATGCCTGTATGATTGAAGTCATGCAAAACCTCACTCGAAATAACCAAGGAACCTACTCTCCATGAAAGGTTATTTTCGCTCATGCATGTTGTGTGTTCTGTTATGAGGCTAGGCCCTATCTGCAAAAGTGCTTTAGTTTGGATAGAGACGTTGATATGGTAGGTAAATCAAGGCGTTCCGTGTCAATATAGCTCTGCTTTTTTTATGTTGGATATATCTAATTCTCTTCATCGTATAATGTGAAGACTAAAAATGTTTGCTACTACCTCTCGCTTCACTGAAAAAAAGGTGTTTCTCACTGTTTTCGAAAAATATAGTCCTCCTGCCATTTGATTGGAGAAAAATAAAGGTTATTTACAACGAGACGAGATGAAAAAGAGGGCTGATGGTGTCACCCTTCCCTCCCACCTGCCACTACACCGCTCATAGTGCCACCGCACCGATCATCCATCCTTCTCACCTTGCAATGTCCTAGCCATTCTCTCCGTCATCGAAAACAACGTAAACCTAACTTTAAGCCTTGTCCCGAGAAAATATCTTATGTATGAAGATCTAATGGTTTTGTTCACAGTGAAgtcgatgtatgaagatcttatgtgcGACCATACCCCCTTTCTGAGAAAATATCTATGGAAGGTTAAAATTCcgctaaaaattaagattttcatgtggttcttgagtaataaggtgttgttaaccaaagataatctagctaaacttcattggaatgggtgtacaaaatgtatCTTCTGTGGGGAaacaggagaccattcaacacttttttattgaatgccctttaGTTAAACTCTTATGGCGTACGGTGAACTTtacttatgatcttccacctcccaccaatattactaatatgtttggtaattggttaaatggagtagatagacaatctaaggcataTATCCGggttggggtttctgctttatgttggtctatttggaggatcaggaatgatataatttttaataaaaaaacattcttttcatttcttgcaggttatccatatggtttcccattgggTCCAACTTTGGGCTCTACTCTCTCCGGTggggcagcgggatgccatggtttctggatgcacacggctcctgatggtcgctcaggatatcttgtgccaggctggttggcgacatactagaaggctatgttgataTGTAGTCTTAGTATGTGtttctttcgatggttgattcttgtatcaatccttGATGATGCGTGATTTGTAAACAATACTACTCGGAACTTATTTTTTTAATAAAGGGTTGTGTGCATCGTCACGATGCAGATGCTGGGGcagacccccatttcgaaaaaaaaagcctTGTCCCGAGAATTTCCATACTCGTCTCTGCCATGGCCTGCACTCTGTGTCATCAGTCATCACTATCTCCGGCTCGATTAGCAGGTGTTGTACGGTCTACAGTTTGACTGATACTTAGCAAATAAGCAGTCGTCCAAGCTTTAGCAATTAGCATAACCGGTAGAACGAAGTAGTGGTGTACTGGAGTGCTCGCAAGTAAATCGACACGTCATGCATGTACGTAATTGCAGGCCTGAGATAAACGCTATGTAGCCAGGAAAGTTATTCCTGTAATACCATAGCAGTAGTGAACATGTAATTGTCTGTGGGAATCTCTTCGTTATCAGTTTCTAATTCCATCGACCTATCAGGCTATCACGGTAGAATATAACCTCGCTTCCACTATACATATGACCGTTCTATTCTCCGGTCGTGATAGTACACGTCCCTATCACTTGTGGCCTGTGGGCTTTTGGCTAGATCAAAGAATAGTTCGTGTCCAATATATTCGCCTAGAGCATTGATCCCTTCATGCCGAGGTTGAAATAATACATTAGTTTCCTAGTTTTTGTATATTCAAAATGGTTGAGCATGCATCTACAAAACGTGAGTTGATTGAGCTAAGCTAGGCTGCACTACCGGGAAACGAATTTTCGCCATGTTTTTTTTATTTGCTGAGTGTCTTCTTTTGAAACTCCACGGGCCTTTGTCGAGCCTCAAATAAAAGACATGCGGCAACCCATCAATACTCGGTAAACAATGGCTTTGGCAATTTGAAAAAAACAATCGGCAAACCGCCCACGCTGCTACGCCACACTTAACGATGTGAAGTGGGTCTTTGCCGAGTGTCCCCTACCGGCAAGGCGGGAAAGATTTGCAGTTTATTCCTGACCTTTTTTGTCGAGTGGGGAAAACCTTCCCGCCCAAACCGACATCGTACCTTCGATTAAACAACACATTTGTGACCTAAAACGATTTTGTAAAAAATCAGAAACGAGCGAAAGTTGACGCTTAGTTAATGTTTTGCCAACACTGTAGTAAATACCATGAATTTTCACAAGCTAGCGCCATCAGCAGGTATGTGAACCGCAATATATTTTTTTGTCGAAAAAAAATGTGAACCACAATATAGAAATGGTTTTCTATTTTGTGCATAGGTTCCGCACAATTGCAGATTACGCTTCTTGTACTTAGTTCACAAAAAAACCATTTCACTACTGGAAAAATGAAAACTGGGTTTTTTCCGTGTCTAGCTAGGAGAGTAAAACTTATAAATTCAACATTGCTCGTCATTCCAAGGCCCACGTTCGTGCTTAATATggtctcgtttcggcaaactatggcaTGTTTAAAGTTATGACCTAGCTCATTTCTGTGAAGGGATTTTCAAAGTAACTTCGGTACTTCAAGTTCGTAATTCTTTCTCGCAACTAGGTTACATAAAATGATGCTTCAGACAGGTTttccattttctgatttttttagtgAGTGCTTAAGTTGGGACCCACATGAAGTGATGTTCGCAAAAGCAGACCCTATGGGGCACACCGGAGGGAATCGCGCGAAAGAGTGATCATACATCTCTGATAAAACAACACGTTGAAGAACAAGCAAAATTTGACGCTTAGTTTAAAGCTGGCTTCTTTTGTATCTGCTATGGAGATGAGGCAATCTGAATAGTACCTGCTGATGTGCGCTCAGCCTTATGGAAATAGTGAACATATCTTTAGTGGCAAAGCTACACAGATATAGCTGGTTGGGCAAGCTATAtagtagagttttttttttttttggtactgGGAGCCTTGCCGAGCTGCCGAAGAGAAAGAACGAGCGATCATGTCGTTGCATGGGTGCTACCCGGAGCTACCGTGCTAGTAGGAGCCTAGCTTGCCGAGGATTGCAATCGAGAAAGGCTCCAACTAGCAGAGTCTCATCAGTTCTTACACAGAAAATGCAAAAATTGAAGCCTTGCAAAGTCTGCTAGTTGTCAGTGGGCTGGACTTAGACAGTTTGTACACCGTTGCATATCGGTAGATTAAATTTTGTGTGAAAACTCTGGATGGGCCTGGCCTAGTTAAgccggacagggtgtttctgcacccaggtgcatatgcaccctttatttaaaatgcatattaaatatatttacaaatgttaaaaaaatacaaataaaaattctttgtgtataccttgacatgttacgtgctcataaagttgtttcagcaaaaacagatatgttttgtgccctgtgcAAAAAACACAAATTTattgtgctaaaatagtctatttctcgaatcattgtttgtcttttttacacaggataAAAAAATTGTCAGTTTCATGTGAAACTTTACGCGCACACATAGAACATATCTCTGTACATGGTAAATTTTTTCCCTAAATTTTTTtggtttttgaaatatgttttatacatatagggtgcatatgcacccgagatcagttttggttttccgctAATTAGCCCCGCCAGTGCGTGTCCTGACATGAAGAATTATCTTTTCTGCAAGGAAGACTCAAAGTTAAAAAaaacttgttttatttttctatgaTCCATGTTTTTTTCATGATTTATCCACAAATACATATTTCaatactccctccaattcatagtacttgatgctaatatagatatatctaaacaTATTTTAGTCGTAGATATATCCATTTTAGCATTAATTAATATGGATCTGAGGGAGTAAGTGTTACTAGACCATTCACAAATAATTATGTGGATATTTTTTTATTTCCTGCGCAGCTAAATATGTTCATTGCTGAAATTTTCACATCCTTCCCAGATTTAGGTAATCCTCTGTCTAActtaatatttttgaattttctatgcaTTCTAAATACGATTAAAAAATTCTTTCTGCCGCTGTCAAGCAAAGCAAAGTCTAAGTTTTTGCTGCAAAGGTGGGTCTTCAACCTTTAGGGCTTGTTTGATCCATAGGATAGGAAAAGTGCAGAAATGGGAAAAATGGAGGAATGCTATTGGAAAAAGAAACCTATAGGAATTGGTAACTAGTTGTTTGATGGTAGCATAAGAAATTTCTATAGAGCAGCAAGTATCAAATTATGCTTAAGATGCATAGGAAATTTCTATAGAGATTAAATGCATATCATAGTTTCATAGACACATAGGAATTTTTCTAAGAGGTCTAATCTCTTGGTACAAATCCTATAGGATTGTACTATGAGAAAGCAATCCATAGGAATTTTGGAGGGTTCAATCCTTTAAATCAAACGAACTcttttgaatcaaacaagccctcAATTTGATACTTCCAGATCTTCAACTATCCTTCGATGTTACCTACCGTAGTAGAACTTCTAGActacattttaaaatattttgttgAGTTTCGTAATATTTTTTTATCATCTTTTGGTGATTTTTCATAGTATGACATATTTTATACTAATGACTACACACAGAAAAAAGATTTAGTTTTTTTAGTCAAGTTTTCGAGAATATAATGCTATAAAAAATGTGAAGAATGGTTAAAATCCTAAGCCTGGGGTTGGGAGGCAACTAGcacaaaaataatacagaaacccTAAGAGTGGTGGACATCCCAACTTCCATATTAACCACTCTCGGTTTAAGGACATCCTCACTTCTACATTAACCTTTCAGAACCTTCTGGGATGTTCCTAGATCCTTCCGAAACCTTCCAACAATAATCAAAACCATTTCGAACACTCTCGGTCATAATCTGGACATCTCCGGAATATTTCGAGACTCTCTGGAAAAATTTCGAAACCACTTCTCTCTTATCTTCATTCGCACTCACATTCTAAATATTGCTAAAGTGTGTGACCCTATACGTGACATGTCTGGAACACCTTCCGCAACAATGATCAATGTTGAGCGCTTCATAACCACATCGATCCCCACACATAATACAAAGCTTTATCGTGTGGACCATTGATAGAATGGATGAGATTAAACGAAACTATAATACATCTTCGGGTGTTTACACTGTTTTAAGATTCGGGGCCGGTCTATGGAAGCATAAGCCATATAGATCTAGGTGAAAATACTAGGTCGTCCCCATTACCCGGCATGTACTTATTTACTCATCTTGCATCAATGTTCTTGTGATTACAACTTAATCAGGTGTCTGGCCAGACGATGAGGAATATCATGATACATGAGTGGGCGTCTAGAGTGTATCTCTCCAACGTCGGAGTGGAAATTCCCATAACGACATATTGTAAAGCTACGACATAATATCTTGTATGCACGAAGACCACCTTAACTGTTACTCAATCAAGAGGTAACATTTAATTGATCTCGTGACATCCATATCCTATCCTAGTCCACATAAGTCTGATGGTCTAACGATCTTAGTAATGGTGATACTTCTCATTGAGAAACTACCGATAACAATATTAAGAATGTGTTTCAAGGTATACCTTTCGGAGTCTATCCAACATCATTGTTCCACTAACAATGCTGTTCTCTATATTACTGGAAACATCGTAACACTTTACTATTGCTCATAGTCAAGAAAACAAGACTATCAATAATATACAAACTAGTCTTCGATGCGAGACTAGGGATATCTATTTGGTGTTCCTAATTCCACACATGTAATTATGTTTTTTTCTCCAACATCACAATAGAAACCAATATAATTGCAGCATAGAACTAAAACTTAATTATGAAGtagaaaatataaataatacaacTTTGTTATTACCTCTAGAGTATATCATTCAGATTCTACATATCCAACATCATTTGTTCCACTAAAAATGTTGTTCTCATATATTACTGGCAACAACGTAACACTTTACTATTTCCTATAGTCAAGAAAACAAGATTATCAATAATATACAAACTAGTCTTAGATGCAAGACTAGGGATGTATATATATTTGGTGTTTctaattccacatatttaattagATTTTTTCCTCCAAGATCACAACATCTGAAGCCAATATAATTGTAGCATAGAACTATAAGATTAATTatgaaatagaaaatataaataatacaacTTTTTATTGCTTCTAGAGCATATTTACATCAGatagaacaatatttttgctcatAGTTAAGAGTTGGTTAGTGGTGCACATCAATACTTGAACTACTTCTTTACTTTATTAACTTCATAGATTTCAAACACAATATAAAAATATGAATTTACATATGAATAATTGGTACGATACAGCTCATTATAAAATGCAAGAATCAATTTTATCGAAATGAAAGAGTAGAGTGCTCCAGGCTATCGAGGCTGCTATTCGATTCAACCCTTAGATGTGATCCCTCGGTGTTGAAAGTCGATGATGGAGCCCATTCTCGGCGTATCTTTGGCATTGCCTCACAATCGAATATTTTGGCCGATGGGCGGCTGCTCCAACCGACGATGCCATAGGAGGATTTCTCCTCTTCAGGTTGTCATCATCTCTTCAATCTCCATGCTAGTGTGCCGATGCAGAGGCCTACCAGATCCAGGGCGGCGACCCTGCCAGCTTCACACCAAGTGGCAGTGTCCTCAACGACGAAGCTGGTTCTTG contains the following coding sequences:
- the LOC124683650 gene encoding protein FLOWERING LOCUS T-like; its protein translation is MSNDSLTRAHIVGDVLDPFASSVPLTVMYDGRPVFNGMEFRSPAVTLKPRVEIGGDDFRVAYTLVMIDPDAPNPSNPTLREYLHWMVTDVPASTDDSFGREIVPYESPSPTMGIHRIVLVLYQQLGRGTVFAPQVRQNFNSRSFARRFNLGKPVAAMYFNCQRPTGTGGRRFT